ACCCGGCTGCTGGAAATGCTCGACCAGATGGTCGATGAAAGTCCGCACTTTTGCCGGCAGATGCAGGCGGCTCGGATAGGCAATGGTGATTTCGATCTGCGGCAAACGGTAGTTGGACAGCAGCGGCACGAGCCGCCCGGACGCCAGATCGCGACCGATCAGATAGCTCGGCAGAATCGCCACGCCCATGCCCAGCAGCGCGAATTGCCTGAGCATCTCCGCGTTGTTCGCCACGATCGCGTTCGTAGGACGCACACGCACTTCGCCGTCCGGGCCGGTGAAGACGCGCTCCTCGCCACCCTGCTCGGCCGGCCGGCTCAGGCACGGATGCGCCAGCAGATGCTCGGGCCGAGTCGGCGTGCCGTGCTGTGCCAGATAAGCGGGCGTCGCGCAAACCGTCATATAGCCCGTGGTCAGCCGCCGCGTGACGATGCTCGCGCCGCGCATGTGCCGTGCAACGAGAATGCCGACATCGAAGCCCTCTTCCACCAGATCGACATGCCGATCCGCGAGCGTGACGTCGGGCACGACATCCGGATACCGCGCGGCATAAGACTGCACCACCGGCGCGAGACTATGCAGCCCGAACACCACGGGCGCGACGATCCGCAAGGTGCCGACCGGCTCGTGATTGCGCGCCACCACCATCTGCTCCACGCCTTCCAGGTCGTCGAGAATGTGGCGCACGCGCTCTAGATAGGTGGTGCCGGATTCGGTCAGCGACAGGCGGCGCGTGGTGCGATTGAGCAGACGCGTGCCGAGGCGCGCTTCCAGATCGGCGACGTGGCGCGTGACGACCGCGGTGGAAAGATCCAGCGCGCCCGCCGCGCCGACGAAACTACCGAGGTCGGCCACTTTGACGAATACGCGCATCGACTGCAATTGGTTCATGGGACGACTCCTGCCGCGGTAAAGCCGGGCCGGCGCAGCCCTCGCGCCTATGTCGACCCGGGCGACAAGGCGCGCGCGGGTTTGCCCAACGCTTCCGATTGTATCGACCCGATCATGTCCCAACCCTGACCTGGACATGACAATCCGGACAGATTGCCGAGGCGCTCGCGCACAGTTTGGGAAGGTTTATTGCGAGGTTCCCGAGAGGTTTATTGCGGATTTTGACTAGGTATAAACCCTATGATGCTGGTATCATAGCGCCCGAAAGGAAATCAATCGCTATGACACATCGTTTTCAGCTTTTCGAAAAAATCGCGTTCTCGCTGGTGTGCTGGTCCGCTGCGGCCTGCTCGGCTTTCATCGCGTACGAACGTTGCCCGGACATCAAGGTGATCCTGCACGTGGGCGAAGAAGTCCTGCGCTACAGCGGGCAGTATTCGTTCGCTTGCGCCACGCCGGTGGCCGACGCCTGCACGCAATTGCCGGCCGACTGATCCAGCGCTTTACGCTTCGCGTCCGAACACCACGCGCGCGAAAAATCCCGCCAGCACCTTTTCAGCCATCTCCGCCGGCACGTTCTGCGGGTCGACCGTGTAGAAAAACTGCACGCCGTCGCACAACCCCATCAAGCCGATCGCCAGCGTCTCTGGCGGCATCGGCATCGGCGTGCCCACGCGCGCCGAAAACTCGCGAATGTACGCGCTCAACTGCTCGAGCTTCTCGTGCATGAACGCGTTAAAGCGCATCCGGAAACGGCCGTCGCGCACCGCGAGCAGCTTCGCCTCCACCCACAGCAGGAAACACTTGTTCTCGCGATGCAGGTTGCTGTAATAGCGCAGCACCCGCTCTTCCATTTCTTCACGCGATGCCGCGTTCGCGAAGATCGCCTGCAATCCCGCCTGCATGACCTCGTGGTCGCGCCGCAGTAGTTCGAGAAACAGTTCGCTCTTGCTACGGAAGTTCGAGTAGAACGCTCCGCGCGTATAACCCGCTGCCGCCGCGATGTCTTCGACACTCGCCGCGACAAAACCTTTCTTCATAAAAATGGCTTGCGCAGCATCGAGCAGACGCTCCCGCGTCTGGTCTTTGCTCTGCTCGCGTGTCAGTCGTTGCCGTTTCATGGGCGCAAGTCTAGCACTGAAAAGAATTCGAATTCACCCCAACATTCAAATACAGGTGTGTATTAGAATGCAAATCGTCATTCGAAGTCAGATGCGTATGCCAATTGCATGATTGGCCGTCGTGTCTTCGCTGGCGGGCCGCTGCGGCTTGCCGTGTTCGTTCGCTGTCTCCAGTTGGGGTAAATGTGAAGCGTCCCGGTCTCCCCGCATCGCCCGCGATGCGTCCGCAGTTTCATCGGTATTGTCATCCCGCGCGCGCACGCTGGGCTGCATTCGTGCTGGTTCTCGCCGGCGTCGTCACGCTCGCCGCGTGTTCGAAGAAGGAAGCGGCGGCGCCCGAACCGCGCCCGGTAGTCGCAGTCGCCGTGCATGCGGACGGCAGCGCGACGCAGGCGGCCTCGCTGCCCGGCGAAGTTCAGGCTCGCTATTCGACGCCGCTGTCGTTTCGCGTCGGCGGCAAGATCATTGAGCGGCGGGTGCGGCTCGGCGATGTGGTGAAGAACGGGCAGATCGTCGCCCGGCTCGATCCGGCGGACGCGCAGAAGAACGCCGCGAGCGCGCAAGCGCAACTCGCCGCCGCCCAGCACGCCTTAGTGTATGCGAAGCAGCAGCTCGATCGCGATCAGGCGCAGGCCAAAGAAAACCTGATTGCTCCCGCGCAACTCGAACAGACCACGAACGCGTACGCGTCCGCGGTTGCGCAGCGCGATCAGGCCGCGCAGCAGGCAGCGTTGTCGAAAGACCAGTTGCAATACACTACGCTCGCCGCCGATCACGCCGGCGTCATCACCGCCGAACAGGCCGACACCGGCCAGAACGTCTCCGCGGGCCAGGCCGTCTACAACCTCGCCTGGAGCGGCGACATCGACGTGGTGTGCGACGTGCCGGAGAACGCGCTCGCCGCGCTCTCGGTCGGGCAAACCGCCAGCGTCACGCTCGCCGCGCTGCCGGGGCGCAAGTTCGCCGCGCGCGTGCGCGAACTCTCGCCCGCTGCCGACCCGCAAAGCCGCACCTATCGCGCCAAACTCACGCTCGACAATCCCGGCCCGGACGTGCGCCTCGGCATGACCGCGGATATCGAACTCGCCACGCAAGCCAGCGCTTCGGCCGGTCAGCATGGTTTGTTCACCGTGCCCGCCACGGCGCTGTTCCACGACGGCACGCAGCCCGCCGTGTGGATCGTGCGCGCCGCGGACAACGCGCTGGAACTGCGCCGTGTGACGGTCACGCGCTATAACGAACGCACCATCGTGATCGGCCAGGGCCTCAAGGACGGCGAACGCGTCGTGCTGCAAGGCGTGCATACGGTGACCGCCGGCGAAAAAGTCCGTGCGATTGCGCCGCTGCATCCCGAGGACTTCGCTTCATGAGCACCACGCATGAAGAGGGACGCTTCAACCTGTCCGCATGGGCGTTGCGCCACCAGGCGCTGGTCGTTTTCCTGATCGCGCTCGCGACCGCCTTCGGCATCCTCGCCTACACGCGGCTCGCGCAATCCGAAGACCCGCCCTTCACGTTCCGCGTGATGGTGATCCGCACCTTCTGGCCAGGCGCCACCGCGCGCCAGGTGCAGGAACAGGTGACGGACCGCATCGGCCGCAAATTGCAGGAAACGCCCGCCATCGATTTCGTGCGCAGCTACTCGCGCCCCGGCGAGTCGCTGATGTTCTTCTCGATGAAAGACTCGGCGCCGGTCAAGGACGTGCCCGAAACCTGGTATCAGGTGCGCAAGAAAGTCGGGGACATCGCGGCGACGTTGCCACAAGGCATTCAGGGCCCGTTCTTCAACGACGAATTCGGCGACGTCTACACCAACATCTACACACTCGAAGGCGACGGCTTCTCCGCCGCGCAACTGCACGACTACGCGGACCAGTTGCGCACCGTGCTGCTGCGCGTGCCGGGCGTCGGCAAGGTCGATTATTTCGGCGATCCGGATCAGCACATCTACATCGAGATCGCGAATACGCAACTCACGCGTCTCGGCATCTCGCCGCAGCAACTCGGCCAGGCGATCAATTCGCAGAACAGCGTCTCGCAGGCGGGCACGCTGACCACCACCGACGACCGCGTGTTCGTGCGCCCCACCGGCCAGTTCAAGGACGTCAACGCGCTCGCCGACACGCTGATCCGCATCAACAACCGCTCGTTCCGTCTCGGCGACATCGCCACGATCAAACGCGGCTACGACGACCCGGTCGCCACGCAAATGCGCTCGGGCGGCAAGGCGGTGCTCGGTATCGGCGTGACCATGCAGCCGGGCGGCGACGTGATCCGTCTCGGCAAGGCGCTCGATCAGCAAATGGCTCAGTTGCGCCGCGCACTGCCCGTCGGCCTGCAACTCGTCGAGGTGTCGAGCATGCCGACCGCCGTCGCGCATTCGGTCGACGACTTTCTCGAAGCCGTCGCCGAAGCGGTGGCGATCGTGCTGGTGGTGAGCCTCGTTTCGCTCGGCGTGCGCACCGGCATGGTGGTCGTGATTTCGATCCCGGTGGTGCTCGCCGTCACGGCGCTGTGCATGTATCTGTTCGACATCGGCTTGCACAAGGTGTCGCTCGGCACGCTGGTGCTCGCGTTGGGGCTGCTCGTCGACGACGCGATCATCGCGGTAGAGATGATGTCGGTGAAGCTGGAACAAGGCTGGAACCGCACCCGCGCGGCGGCCTTCGCGTACACCAGCACCGCGTTTCCGATGCTGACCGGCACGCTCGTCACCGTCTCCGGTTTTCTGCCGATCGCGTTGGCCAAGTCGAGCACCGGCGAATACACGCGCTCCATTTTCGAAGTGTCGGCGATCGCGCTGATCGCCTCGTGGCTCGCCGCCGTGGTGCTGATTCCGCTGCTCGGCTATCACCTGCTGCCCGAGCGCAAACGCGAGGCGCACGAGACACATCTGCCCGACGATCACGAGCACGACATCTACGACACGCGTTTCTACCGGCGCCTGCGCGGCTGGATCGGCTGGTGCATCGAGCGGCGCTTCGTCGTGCTGGCGATCACAGTCGTACTCTTCGTGCTGGCCATGGCGGGTTTCACGCTGGTGCCGCAGCAGTTCTTCCCGAGCTCGGACCGCCCCGAGTTGCTGGTGGATGTGCGCCTGCCCGAAGGCGCCTCATTCGAAGCCACATTGCGTGAGGCCACGCGGCTCGAAAAAACACTAGTGGGCCGTCCGGAAATCGATCATACGGTCGACTTCGTCGGCACCGGCGCGCCGCGTTTCTATTTGCCTCTCGATCAGCAATTGCCGCAACCCAATTTCGCGCAGTTCGTGATCACGGCGAAGTCGGTAAAGGATCGCGAAAAGCTCGCGCAGTGGCTCGAACCGCAATTGCGCGACCACTTTCCGGCGATCCGCACGCGCCTGTCGCGCCTCGAGAACGGACCGCCCGTCGGCTATCCCGTGCAGTTCCGCGTAAGCGGCGACGACATCGCCACCGTGCGCTCGATCGCCGAGCGCGTCGCCGCGACCCTGCGCGCGGACCACGGCACGCGCAACGTCCAGTTCGATTGGGACGAACCCGCCGAGCGCTCGGTGCGCTTCGAAGTCGATCAGAAAAAAGCGCGCGAACTCGGCGTGAGCTCCGAAGACATTTCGAGCTTCCTCGCGATGACGCTCTCCGGCTACACCGTCACGCAGTACCGCGAACGCGACAAGCTGATCAGCGTCGATCTGCGCGCGCCCAAAGCGGAACGCGTGGATCCCGCGCAGCTCGTCACGCTGGCCATGCCAACGCCGAACGGTCCCGTGCCGCTGGGCACGCTCGGCCATTTGCGCAACGACCTCGAATACGGCGTGATCTGGGAACGCGACCGTCAGCCGACCATCACCGTGCAGTCCGACGTCGCGCCGGGCGCGCAAGGCATCGACGTCACGCATGCGGTGGACAAGGCGCTGAGTCAGATTCGCGCTACTCTGCCGGTCGGCTACCGGATCGAAATTGGCGGCTCGGTCGAGGAAAGCGGCAAAGGCCAGACGTCGATCAATGCGCAGATGCCGATCATGATCATTGCCGTGCTGACGCTGCTGATGATTCAGCTGCAAAGCTTCGCGCGCGTGCTGATGGTCGTGCTGACCGCGCCGCTCGGGCTGATCGGCGTGGTGCTCACGCTGCTGCTGTTCGGCCAGCCGTTCGGCTTTGTCGCCATGCTCGGCGTGATCGCGATGTTCGGCATCATCATGCGCAACTCGGTGATTCTGGTCGATCAGATCGAGCAGGACATCGCCTCCGGGCATAAGCGGTTCGATGCGATCGTCGGCGCGACCGTGCGGCGTTTCCGTCCGATCACGCTGACCGCGGCCGCCGCCGTGCTCGCGCTGATTCCGCTGTTGCGCTCGAACTTCTTCGGGCCGATGGCGACCGCGCTGATGGGCGGCATCACGAGCGCCACGATTCTCACGCTGTTCTATCTGCCCGCGTTGTACGCCACGTCGTTCCGCGTGCGTGTCGATGAACGCGAGCCGCAGACGCCGTCCGCGTCCGGCACGACGCATACGGGGAATTGAGCATGACCACTTCCACACTCTTCCGACACTCGCGCATCGCCGCGCTCACCGGCATGGCATGCGCGCTTGCCGCCTGCTCGTTCGGGCCGGGCGGCGAGCCGCCCGCCATGCCGCAACCCGCGCACTACGGCGCCGAAGCGCAACCGACGCAAACCGTGCCCGCGCAAGGCGTCACGCAGCAGTTCGTGGTCGGCGCAAAGCCGGTGCCCGAATGGTGGAAGCTTTATCAATCGGACACGCTGAACGCTTTGGTCGACGAAGGCCTGCGCAACAGTCCGACGCTCGCCGCGACCGACAAAAGCCTCGCCGCCGCGCGCGAGCAGTTGCGCGCGCAGATCGGCAGCTCGATGCTGCCGACCATCGACGCCGGCGGCCAGGCGACCCGCAATCGCGCGCTGGCGATCCCCGAGATCGGACCCAACACGTTTCTGTACAACGTCTTCGTCGGTCAATTGCAGGCGCATTACACCTTCGACCTGTTCGGCGCCGCGCGTCTCGCCGATGCCGCGCTCGCCGCGCGCGTCGACGTTCAGGCCTATCAGTTCGACGCCGCGCGCCGCGCGCTGGCCGCCAATGTCGTGACGGCCGCGATCACCAGCGCCGCGCTGCATGCTCAGATCGAGACGACCGAACGGCTCGTGACCATCGCCAACGATCAGGCGCGCGACACGCAGCGGCGGTACGTGCTGGGCGCGGTCTCGCATGCCGATCAGTTGAGCGCGCAACAGAGCGCGGCGAGTCTGTCGGCGAGCTTGCCGGGTTTGAAGCAACAATGGCTGAGCACGCGCCACGCGTTGGCGGTGCTGCTCGGCAGAACACCTGATGCGGCGCCGGACGATCTCGAGCTTGCGCAATTGCATGTGCCTGAGCAGGTACCGGTGGTGGTGCCTTCGGAGCTGCTGCGTTCCCGGCCCGACATTCAGGCCGCCGACGCCGCGCTGAAGGCCGCGGCGGCCGACGTCGGGGTCGCCACGGCGCAGATGTTCCCGAGTCTGTCGTTGAGCGCGTCGATGGGACAAGGCGGGTTTAGCTGGCCGGTCGCGCTCTCGGGCGCGGGCGCGATCTGGAGCATCGGAGCGTCGCTGTCGCAGCCGCTGTTTCATGGCGGCGCCCTGTTCGCGCAACGGCGTGCGGCGGTCGATACCTACGACGCCACGGTCTCGCAGTACAAACAAACGGTGCTGGCCGCGTTCCAGAACGTCGCCGACACGTTGGCCGCGCTCGAACACGACTCGCAGGCGCTGGACGCCGCGAATATTGCGGCGCGCTCGGCGCAAGGCGTCTTCGATGAAACCTCCGGACGCTACCGGCTGGGCGCGCTGCCTGTTGCGTCGACCCGCTCGAGCGAGCAGCAGTTTCGCAACGCGCA
This genomic stretch from Paraburkholderia dioscoreae harbors:
- a CDS encoding efflux RND transporter permease subunit, producing the protein MSTTHEEGRFNLSAWALRHQALVVFLIALATAFGILAYTRLAQSEDPPFTFRVMVIRTFWPGATARQVQEQVTDRIGRKLQETPAIDFVRSYSRPGESLMFFSMKDSAPVKDVPETWYQVRKKVGDIAATLPQGIQGPFFNDEFGDVYTNIYTLEGDGFSAAQLHDYADQLRTVLLRVPGVGKVDYFGDPDQHIYIEIANTQLTRLGISPQQLGQAINSQNSVSQAGTLTTTDDRVFVRPTGQFKDVNALADTLIRINNRSFRLGDIATIKRGYDDPVATQMRSGGKAVLGIGVTMQPGGDVIRLGKALDQQMAQLRRALPVGLQLVEVSSMPTAVAHSVDDFLEAVAEAVAIVLVVSLVSLGVRTGMVVVISIPVVLAVTALCMYLFDIGLHKVSLGTLVLALGLLVDDAIIAVEMMSVKLEQGWNRTRAAAFAYTSTAFPMLTGTLVTVSGFLPIALAKSSTGEYTRSIFEVSAIALIASWLAAVVLIPLLGYHLLPERKREAHETHLPDDHEHDIYDTRFYRRLRGWIGWCIERRFVVLAITVVLFVLAMAGFTLVPQQFFPSSDRPELLVDVRLPEGASFEATLREATRLEKTLVGRPEIDHTVDFVGTGAPRFYLPLDQQLPQPNFAQFVITAKSVKDREKLAQWLEPQLRDHFPAIRTRLSRLENGPPVGYPVQFRVSGDDIATVRSIAERVAATLRADHGTRNVQFDWDEPAERSVRFEVDQKKARELGVSSEDISSFLAMTLSGYTVTQYRERDKLISVDLRAPKAERVDPAQLVTLAMPTPNGPVPLGTLGHLRNDLEYGVIWERDRQPTITVQSDVAPGAQGIDVTHAVDKALSQIRATLPVGYRIEIGGSVEESGKGQTSINAQMPIMIIAVLTLLMIQLQSFARVLMVVLTAPLGLIGVVLTLLLFGQPFGFVAMLGVIAMFGIIMRNSVILVDQIEQDIASGHKRFDAIVGATVRRFRPITLTAAAAVLALIPLLRSNFFGPMATALMGGITSATILTLFYLPALYATSFRVRVDEREPQTPSASGTTHTGN
- a CDS encoding LysR family transcriptional regulator; translated protein: MNQLQSMRVFVKVADLGSFVGAAGALDLSTAVVTRHVADLEARLGTRLLNRTTRRLSLTESGTTYLERVRHILDDLEGVEQMVVARNHEPVGTLRIVAPVVFGLHSLAPVVQSYAARYPDVVPDVTLADRHVDLVEEGFDVGILVARHMRGASIVTRRLTTGYMTVCATPAYLAQHGTPTRPEHLLAHPCLSRPAEQGGEERVFTGPDGEVRVRPTNAIVANNAEMLRQFALLGMGVAILPSYLIGRDLASGRLVPLLSNYRLPQIEITIAYPSRLHLPAKVRTFIDHLVEHFQQPGQQPRDPRTMTPVRAVADKVDRVEMAAGAKGLPTPALSADTARPAHKAARARIAASSPF
- a CDS encoding TetR/AcrR family transcriptional regulator; translation: MKRQRLTREQSKDQTRERLLDAAQAIFMKKGFVAASVEDIAAAAGYTRGAFYSNFRSKSELFLELLRRDHEVMQAGLQAIFANAASREEMEERVLRYYSNLHRENKCFLLWVEAKLLAVRDGRFRMRFNAFMHEKLEQLSAYIREFSARVGTPMPMPPETLAIGLMGLCDGVQFFYTVDPQNVPAEMAEKVLAGFFARVVFGREA
- a CDS encoding efflux transporter outer membrane subunit, whose amino-acid sequence is MTTSTLFRHSRIAALTGMACALAACSFGPGGEPPAMPQPAHYGAEAQPTQTVPAQGVTQQFVVGAKPVPEWWKLYQSDTLNALVDEGLRNSPTLAATDKSLAAAREQLRAQIGSSMLPTIDAGGQATRNRALAIPEIGPNTFLYNVFVGQLQAHYTFDLFGAARLADAALAARVDVQAYQFDAARRALAANVVTAAITSAALHAQIETTERLVTIANDQARDTQRRYVLGAVSHADQLSAQQSAASLSASLPGLKQQWLSTRHALAVLLGRTPDAAPDDLELAQLHVPEQVPVVVPSELLRSRPDIQAADAALKAAAADVGVATAQMFPSLSLSASMGQGGFSWPVALSGAGAIWSIGASLSQPLFHGGALFAQRRAAVDTYDATVSQYKQTVLAAFQNVADTLAALEHDSQALDAANIAARSAQGVFDETSGRYRLGALPVASTRSSEQQFRNAQLDEIRYTSARLTDTAALFQAMGNPPIETGVGGASASASASASAASARSAGIAE
- a CDS encoding efflux RND transporter periplasmic adaptor subunit, with protein sequence MRPQFHRYCHPARARWAAFVLVLAGVVTLAACSKKEAAAPEPRPVVAVAVHADGSATQAASLPGEVQARYSTPLSFRVGGKIIERRVRLGDVVKNGQIVARLDPADAQKNAASAQAQLAAAQHALVYAKQQLDRDQAQAKENLIAPAQLEQTTNAYASAVAQRDQAAQQAALSKDQLQYTTLAADHAGVITAEQADTGQNVSAGQAVYNLAWSGDIDVVCDVPENALAALSVGQTASVTLAALPGRKFAARVRELSPAADPQSRTYRAKLTLDNPGPDVRLGMTADIELATQASASAGQHGLFTVPATALFHDGTQPAVWIVRAADNALELRRVTVTRYNERTIVIGQGLKDGERVVLQGVHTVTAGEKVRAIAPLHPEDFAS